Sequence from the candidate division WOR-3 bacterium genome:
TGCTGTAAAAACACCCCCTGGAGAAGTATATAGAGCTATTGAATCTCCAAGGGGTGAACTTGGTTATTATATTTATTCAGACGGAAAAGCTACAGCTTATAGAGTAAAAATAAGAGCACCTTCATTTTCAAACCTTTCAGTTTTACCCTACCTTTTAAAAGATCATCTTGTAGCTGATGTCGTTGCAATACTTGGTTCTCTTGATCCAGTTTTTGGTGATGTAGATAGATAGGAGGTAAAAAAATGGGAAATATAATTTTAATAACAATAATTTATATTTTAGTTGCATTAACAATTGTGCTTTATGTAACATGGTTTGAAAGAAAGTTTGCTGCAAGAATTCATACAAGAGTAGGACCCTACTATGTTGGAAGACCCCATGGATTTTTACAGCCAGTTGCCGATGTTTTAAAACTTTTATTAAAAGAAGATATTGTTCCTGAACAAGCTGATAAAACTATATTTAATATTGCTCCTATAATTGTTTTTATCGGAGCACTCCTTGCTTTCTCAGTTTTACCTGCTGCAAAAAATATTTATATATCAGATCTATCTGTCGGGATTATTTATTTCTTCGCAGTTTCCTCTCTAATTATCTTCGGTGTTTTCCTTGCTGGATGGGGAAGCAATTCAAAATATGCCTTACTTTCAGCCTTTAGAGCAGGAGCACAGGTTGTTTCCTATGAAATTCCACTTTTATTTTCAGTTCTTGTTCCAGTTATTCTCGCTGGATCCCTAAAAACAAGTGATATAGTTGCGAGTCAGAAAATACCCTATGCACTTTATCCTGTTTTTGGTTGGATTAGTTTTATTATTTTTCTTATTGCTGGGCTTGCAGAAGAAAACAAAGTCCCCTTTGATGTGCCTGAAGCAGAAAGCGAACTTGTTGCAGCATACAATGTGGAATATTCCGGTATGAAGTTTGCGCTTTTCTACGCAGCAGAGTATACACATATCCTTGCTCTTTCAGTTCTTGGGGCTATTTTGTTTCTTGGTGGATACAGGGGATTCTATCCTAAAATAGGTCCTGAATGGGTATACCAAGTCCTATGGCTAATTTTTAAGAGCTTCTTTATGCTCATTCTATTCCTTTTAGTTCGATGGTCTTTTGTAAGAATAAGAATTGACAGGCTAATTTTATTCTCATGGAAATATCTCTTTCCAATTTCCCTTATAAATCTATTCTTAGCAGGGCTATATAAAATCTTCTTTTAAAGGAGGATAAAATGTTAAAAATTTTGAATGTTTTAAAAATTACAATAAAAAATTTTTTTAGAGAAACTTTTACAATAATGTATCCTGACAAAAAGAAAGAAATACCCCAAAGGTATAGAGGACCTCTATTTGCTTTACCCCTTGATGAGGATGGGGAATTAAAATGTATTGCTTGCAGATTGTGTGAGCAGATTTGTCCTTCTGAGATAATAACTGTAATTCCAGCAAAAGAAAAAAGTAAAAAAGGTAAAACATATCCAGAAAAATTCACCCTTGAGCTTGATGCCTGTCTCGCCTGTGAACTCTGTGTTCAGGTATGTCCAACTGATGCAATTGTTATGTTAAAAATTCCGGGTTGGGCTGCTTTATCTCATGAAGAAATGTTTTTAACTCTTCCTAAGATGGTAGAATATGGAAAAAAATATGAGAGTTCAATAAGCACAGGTAGCACTTTAAGAAATATGCAAACACCTCCAAGAAGAGAAAAAATTTCTGTTAAAAAGGAGGAATAAAAATGAAAATAATATTCTGGATAACATTTATAATAACAGGAATTTCAGGGCTTATGACTGTTTTAACAAGGGATTTATTCAGAAGTGCATTATATCTTGGAGTAACACTTCTTGGAACAGGAGTTTTATATCTTTTCCTTGGTTTTGATTTTGTTGGATGGACACAGATTTTAGTTTATGTGGGTGGAGTTGTTCTATTAATGATTTTCACAATAATGCTTGCAAGGGAATCTATAATGAAACCACTTGTAAATACAATAAGAAATCCCTTTACAAGTGGACTCTTTGCCCTTCTTATTTTTTTACTCTTATTACTAATAGGCAAAACCTTTTATTTTTCTCCTTATGGTCTTGAAAAGGATGTAAATTTTCTACCATATTTAATCTTTCAGAGTAAATATGTTTTACCTTTTGAAATTTTATCAATTTTACTTTTAGCTGGTTTTATAGGTGCTATTCTTATTGCAAGGAGGGATTAAATGGAGTTAAAATCTCTTTTTTACCTTTCAATATTTTTATTTTCTCTTGGACTTTATGGAGTTTTATCAAGGAGAAATGCTCTTGGAATTTTAATAGCCCTGGAATTAATTTTTAACAGTGCGAATTTAAATTTTGGAATCTTTTCTATTGCATGGGGAAATCCTGCAGGTGTGATGACAATAGTTTTCGGGATAGGAATTACTGCCATTGAGGTTGTCCTTGGATTTGCTATTGTAATACTTCTTTTTAGATTAAGAAAAACATCAAATGCAGATGAAGTTGAAATTTTAAAGGGTTAAAAAGGAGGGAGAAGGTATGGACCTTTCTCTTTTAGCCTTAATTTCATGGTGGGCACCCTTTTTCTCTTTTTTAATTATAGGAATTTTTATAAGGAATTATGGAAAATTATCAGCTTTCCTTTCAATTTCAGCAATTTTCTTATCACTAATATTAAGCACTCTTATTTTAATTAATATAGAAAAAATTGAAAACTCAATTCTAAAGGATCTCCTTTGGCTTCCTTATGGAACAAAAGCTGGAATACCAGGTTCTGAATCAATATTATTTGGTCTTTTTCTTGATAAACTATCATCAATAATGTTATTTGTTGTAGCACTTGTTGCCTTTGCTGTTCAGGTCTATTCCATAGGTTACATGCATGAAGAATCGTCCCCATCTCTTGGTAGATACTATGCCTATCACTCCCTATTTGCCTTTTCTATGATAGGACTCACCCTTTCTAAAAACATATTGCAGATGTTTGTCTTCTGGGAGCTTGTAGGTGTCTGTTCCTATCTATTAATTGGTTTTTATTATTATAAACCAGAAGCAGCAAGAGCTGCTCTTAAGGCTTTCTGGATTACAAAACTTGGTGATGTTGGATTTATGATCGGGATTTTAACATTATATTTTAATTTTGGGAATCTTGATATTTATAATTTGATTAATAGTCCATCAATCTTAAAAGCTCATGGTTCACTATCTTCCTTAATTCTTCTCTTACTTTTCTGTGGTGCAATAGGAAAATCTGCGCAATTTCCACTACATATATGGCTTCCTGATGCAATGGAAGGTCCCACACCTGTTTCAGCACTTATCCATGCAGCAACAATGGTTGCCGCAGGTGTTTATATGGTCTCAAGACTTTTCCCTGTTTATGTTGAGTTTCCTGATGTAATGTGGGTAATAACAATTTTAGGTTCATTTACTGCCTTTTTCTCAGCAACAATGGCACTTGTTCAGGAAGATATAAAAAGAATTCTTGCCTATTCAACCATATCACAACTTGGATACATGATGGCAGGTCTTGGAGCAGGTTCTCTAAATGCTGGATTCTTTCATCTTTTTACCCATGCCTTTTTCAAAGCTTTATTATTCCTCGGGGCAGGTGCAGCAATTCACGCAGTTCACTCTAATTCAATATGGGATATGGGAGGGTTATTTAAGAAAGCACCTATCACATCTATTTCTTTTCTTATAGGAGCACTTGCATTAGCGGGAATTCCTCCTTTCTCAGGATTTTATTCCAAGGAGGAAATAATTTTAACAGTTTATTCCTATCCCAATAAAATTCCTTTTCTGTTTTTAGCTCTTACTATATTCTTAACTGCTTTTTATATGGGTAGAGCATATACAGTTGCATTTCTGAACAAACCAAGAACAAAGGAAGCAGAACATGCCCATGACCCTGACCTTTCAATGAAATTTTCCCTTGTATTACTCTCCCTTTTCTCAATCTTTGCAGGGTTTTATGCAGAAAAAATTTCTCACTTGCTTTCTTATTTAGAAGGAGAAAAAGTTTTAAAAGAAACAGAAAGTTTAAAGATTCTATCTCTCCTTTTAGCCTTAACTGGAATTTTATCTTCCTATTACATTTATTCAAGAGCTTTAGAATTTGCCTCTAACTTAAAAACAAAATTCTCCTTTATTTATATAACTCTTAAAAGAAGATATTATATTGATGATGTGTTTGAATGGATATATAGGAGAATTTTGATTTTCCTTTCTGTTTTTGCCAGTTGGTGGGATAGACATATTGTTGATGGTATTGTAAACTGGGTTATTTATACAACAGGTAGAATTGGAAAATCACTTAGAGTAATACAAACAGGTGTTATTCAGGATTATCTTTTTTATATTGCTATAGGCTCAACTATAATGCTACTTTTAATATTAAGGGGATTTTAAATTTTAAAAAAATTGTTTTATAATTTTTTTGATGGAAGAAAAGAAGATTGCAACAGTAGTTTTTACAGATTTATCGGAATTTACAAGTTTATGTGAAAAGTTAGACCCTGAAGAGGTTAGAGATATTCTTTTTAAAATCTTTAGTATAATTGAGGAAAACACCTTAAGATACAAAGGTAAATTGATAAAAATAATTGGTGATTGTGCTTTGTGTGTTTTTGGGATACCTACAAGTTTAGAAAATACTGCAGAGAATGCTCTTAAATCAACTTATTCCTCATATCAAACAATAAAAGAGATTTCAAGAGATTTTCCTTTTCCTGTAAAACTTCATACCGGTATCCATACAGGAGAAGTTTTATATGAAATTGATGAAAATGGTAGAATAGAAGTATTGGGGGACACTGTTAATACTGCTTCAAGGTTACTGAGTATTGCAAAGGGTGATGAAATCTTAGTAAGCAAGGAAGTATATTTAAGGACAAAACATCTATTTGATTTTGAATTCTGTGGTAAAACTAAGTTGAAGGGGAAAGAAACAGAAATTGAGATATATAAATTACAAAAACAGAAAGAAAAAAGAGGAAAGCTTAGAGGTCTTGAGGAAATGGATATTCCTTTGATTGGAAGAGAGAAAGAAATAAATTTGATTCTAAATAGTTTCAAGACATTTTCAAAGGAAAAAAAAGATTTTTTAGTTTTAATTAAAGGTGAACCTGGAATTGGAAAAACAAGGCTCTTTGAAGAATTTAAAAGAATAAAAGAAAAAGAAATAATCTTTTTAGAAGGGAAAAGTTTACCTGATGAAATGTCACCTTTTCAGCCAGTAAAAATGATTCTTGAGAAGGTAATTGAAATTTTTGGTGAAAATGTATTTAAGAAAATTTTTCCAGAGGATAGAGCTGGATTTATCCCTGTTTCACCCTTTTTAAATTCTATTACAAAAAATGAAATTTCTGAGGAAATAAAAAATCTCACACCAAAAGAATTTAAAAGACAAAAATTTTTTGTAGTTGAAAGTATATTAAGAAGGTTGACTTGTTTAAGTCCAATTTCTTTAATTTTTGAAGATTTACACTGGGCTGACGAAGAAACCTTTGATTTTTTAAAATTTCTATTAACATCAATGGAATCAGATAAAGGAATATTTTTTATCCTACTTAC
This genomic interval carries:
- a CDS encoding NADH-quinone oxidoreductase subunit D (Catalyzes the transfer of electrons from NADH to quinone), coding for AVKTPPGEVYRAIESPRGELGYYIYSDGKATAYRVKIRAPSFSNLSVLPYLLKDHLVADVVAILGSLDPVFGDVDR
- the nuoH gene encoding NADH-quinone oxidoreductase subunit NuoH; amino-acid sequence: MGNIILITIIYILVALTIVLYVTWFERKFAARIHTRVGPYYVGRPHGFLQPVADVLKLLLKEDIVPEQADKTIFNIAPIIVFIGALLAFSVLPAAKNIYISDLSVGIIYFFAVSSLIIFGVFLAGWGSNSKYALLSAFRAGAQVVSYEIPLLFSVLVPVILAGSLKTSDIVASQKIPYALYPVFGWISFIIFLIAGLAEENKVPFDVPEAESELVAAYNVEYSGMKFALFYAAEYTHILALSVLGAILFLGGYRGFYPKIGPEWVYQVLWLIFKSFFMLILFLLVRWSFVRIRIDRLILFSWKYLFPISLINLFLAGLYKIFF
- a CDS encoding 4Fe-4S dicluster domain-containing protein; this translates as MLKILNVLKITIKNFFRETFTIMYPDKKKEIPQRYRGPLFALPLDEDGELKCIACRLCEQICPSEIITVIPAKEKSKKGKTYPEKFTLELDACLACELCVQVCPTDAIVMLKIPGWAALSHEEMFLTLPKMVEYGKKYESSISTGSTLRNMQTPPRREKISVKKEE
- a CDS encoding NADH-quinone oxidoreductase subunit J, coding for MKIIFWITFIITGISGLMTVLTRDLFRSALYLGVTLLGTGVLYLFLGFDFVGWTQILVYVGGVVLLMIFTIMLARESIMKPLVNTIRNPFTSGLFALLIFLLLLLIGKTFYFSPYGLEKDVNFLPYLIFQSKYVLPFEILSILLLAGFIGAILIARRD
- the nuoK gene encoding NADH-quinone oxidoreductase subunit NuoK, which translates into the protein MELKSLFYLSIFLFSLGLYGVLSRRNALGILIALELIFNSANLNFGIFSIAWGNPAGVMTIVFGIGITAIEVVLGFAIVILLFRLRKTSNADEVEILKG
- the nuoL gene encoding NADH-quinone oxidoreductase subunit L, with translation MDLSLLALISWWAPFFSFLIIGIFIRNYGKLSAFLSISAIFLSLILSTLILINIEKIENSILKDLLWLPYGTKAGIPGSESILFGLFLDKLSSIMLFVVALVAFAVQVYSIGYMHEESSPSLGRYYAYHSLFAFSMIGLTLSKNILQMFVFWELVGVCSYLLIGFYYYKPEAARAALKAFWITKLGDVGFMIGILTLYFNFGNLDIYNLINSPSILKAHGSLSSLILLLLFCGAIGKSAQFPLHIWLPDAMEGPTPVSALIHAATMVAAGVYMVSRLFPVYVEFPDVMWVITILGSFTAFFSATMALVQEDIKRILAYSTISQLGYMMAGLGAGSLNAGFFHLFTHAFFKALLFLGAGAAIHAVHSNSIWDMGGLFKKAPITSISFLIGALALAGIPPFSGFYSKEEIILTVYSYPNKIPFLFLALTIFLTAFYMGRAYTVAFLNKPRTKEAEHAHDPDLSMKFSLVLLSLFSIFAGFYAEKISHLLSYLEGEKVLKETESLKILSLLLALTGILSSYYIYSRALEFASNLKTKFSFIYITLKRRYYIDDVFEWIYRRILIFLSVFASWWDRHIVDGIVNWVIYTTGRIGKSLRVIQTGVIQDYLFYIAIGSTIMLLLILRGF